The following coding sequences lie in one Lolium perenne isolate Kyuss_39 chromosome 2, Kyuss_2.0, whole genome shotgun sequence genomic window:
- the LOC127337262 gene encoding uncharacterized protein At4g15970-like: MEDNTVIMTFTNKAWTATGSLLDLFMESFREGDKTEPLLKHLIIVAVDDKAFEQCKVVHPLCYFLEVGGVNLTREQAYMSKDYLEMMWARNKFQTRVLELGYAFLFTDMDILWFRNALLHVPVGADITISSDKYLGDDPYDLEKQANGGFVYARPNPRTIGFFKGWYQARSGRMNEQAVFDKMKRELSLQHGVEVHFIDTAYCGGFCQPKKDFRRLCTFHGNCLRGLSLKLERLRGVMDEWKQFKIARQEELANKNNTLSG; the protein is encoded by the exons ATGGAAGACAACACAGTGATAATGACCTTCACGAACAAGGCATGGACGGCGACTGGCTCGCTGCTGGATCTCTTCATGGAGAGCTTCCGTGAAGGGGACAAGACGGAACCCCTGCTGAAGCACCTCATCATCGTGGCCGTCGACGACAAGGCCTTCGAGCAGTGCAAGGTGGTGCACCCGTTGTGCTACTTCCTGGAGGTGGGCGGCGTCAACCTGACGAGGGAGCAGGCGTACATGAGCAAGGACTACCTGGAGATGATGTGGGCCAGGAACAAGTTCCAGACCCGTGTCCTGGAGCTCGGCTACGCCTTCCTCTTCACG GACATGGACATCCTGTGGTTCCGAAACGCTCTGCTGCATGTCCCGGTGGGCGCCGACATCACCATCTCGAGCGACAAGTACCTCGGCGACGACCCGTACGACCTGGAGAAGCAGGCCAATGGCGGGTTCGTCTACGCGAGGCCGAACCCGAGGACAATTGGCTTCTTCAAGGGTTGGTACCAGGCGAGATCTGGGCGCATGAACGAACAAGCCGTGTTTGACAAGATGAAGCGTGAGCTGTCGCTGCAGCACGGCGTGGAGGTGCACTTCATCGATACGGCCtactgcggcggcttctgccagCCCAAGAAGGACTTCCGCCGGCTCTGCACGTTCCACGGCAACTGCCTCAGAGGGCTCAGCTTGAAGCTGGAGCGTCTCCGGGGCGTCATGGATGAATGGAAGCAGTTCAAGATTGCGAGGCAGGAGGAGCTTGCCAATAAAAACAACACTTTATCGGGATGA